GGCGTAAGCCTACGTGATAAATACGGAAACGAGAATCTGATGAGTGACTATAAATCAACCCTGAATTTGCCGGAAACAGGGTTCCCGATGCGTGGCGATCTCGCCAAACGCGAGCCGGGAATGCTGGCGCGTTGGACTGATGATGACCTGTACGGCATCATTCGTGCGGCCAAAAAAGGCAAAAAAACCTTCATTCTGCATGATGGCCCTCCTTATGCGAATGGCAGCATTCATATTGGTCACTCGGTTAATAAGATTCTGAAAGACATTATCGTCAAGTCCAAAGGGCTTTCAGGATTTGACTCGCCTTACGTACCGGGGTGGGACTGTCATGGTCTGCCGATCGAGCTAAAAGTGGAGCAGGAGTACGGCAAGCCGGGCGAGAAATTCACCGCCGCTGAATTCCGCGCCAAGTGCCGCGAATATGCCGCCACTCAGGTGGACGGTCAGCGTAAAGACTTTATCCGTCTGGGCGTACTGGGTGACTGGTCGCATCCGTATTTGACGATGGACTTCAAAACCGAAGCCAACATCATTCGCGCGCTGGGCAAAATCATCAGCAATGGCCACCTGCATAAAGGCGCTAAGCCGGTACACTGGTGTGTAGACTGCCGTTCCGCGCTGGCGGAAGCAGAAGTGGAATACTACGACAAAACCTCGCCATCTATCGACGTAGCGTTCCAGGCGGCCGATCAGGATGCGGTAAAAGCGAAGTTTGGTCTGCCGGGCGTGAGCGGCCCAATCTCGTTGGTTATCTGGACCACCACCCCGTGGACGCTGCCGGCGAACCGCGCGATTTCTCTGGCGCCGGATTTCGACTATGCGTTGGTGCAAATCGACGGACAGGCGCTGATTCTGGCGAAAGATTTAGTTGAGAGTGTCATGCAGCGCATCGGCGTTGCCGATTACACCGTGCTGGGCACCGTTAAAGGCGCGGAGCTGGAACTGCTACGTTTTACCCATCCGTTTATGGGCTTCGACGTGCCGGCAATCCTTGGCGATCACGTCACGCTGGATGCCGGTACCGGCGCGGTACATACTGCGCCAGGCCACGGTCCGGACGACTACGTTATCGGTCAAAAATACGGGCTTGAAACCGCTAACCCGGTAGGACCGGACGGTGCTTACCTGCCGGGGACTTATCCGACCCTTGACGGGGTGAACGTTTTTAAAGCGAACGATATCGTCGTTGCGCTGCTGAGCGAAAAAGGCGCGCTGCTGCATGTCGAAAAAATGCAGCATAGCTACCCGTGCTGCTGGCGTCACAAAACGCCTATCATCTTCCGTGCCACGCCGCAGTGGTTCGTTAGCATGGATCAGAAGGGGCTGCGTGCGCAGTCGCTCAAAGAGATCAAAGGCGTGCAGTGGATCCCGGACTGGGGTCAGGCGCGTATCGAGTCGATGGTCGCCAATCGCCCGGACTGGTGTATTTCTCGTCAGCGTACCTGGGGCGTGCCGATGTCGCTGTTCGTACATAAAGAAACGCAGGAACTGCTCCCGCTTGAACGTACTCTGGCGGCAATGGAAGACGTGGCGAAACGCGTCGAAGTTGACGGCATTCAGGCATGGTGGGATCTCGACCCGAAAGAGATCCTCGGCGAAGATGCTGATCAGTACGAGAAAGTGCCGGATACGTTGGACGTGTGGTTTGATTCCGGTTCCACAAGTTATTCGGTAGTTGATGCGCGCCCGGAGTTTGCCGGTCACGCTGCCGACATGTATCTGGAAGGATCTGACCAGCATCGCGGCTGGTTTATGTCATCCCTGATGATTAGCGTGGCGATGAAAGGCAAAGCGCCCTACCGCCAGGTGCTGACTCACGGCTTCACCGTTGATGGTCAGGGACGTAAGATGTCCAAGTCCATTGGCAACACGGTGTCGCCGCAGGATGTCATGAATAAACTGGGCGCGGATATCCTGCGTCTGTGGGTGGCGTCTACCGACTATACCGGTGAAATGGCCGTTTCTGATGAGATCCTCAAACGCGCTGCCGACAGCTATCGCCGTATTCGTAATACCGCGCGTTTCCTGCTGGCGAACCTTAATGGCTTCAATCCAGCCACCGACATGGTAAAACCGGAAGAGATGGTGGTACTGGATCGCTGGGCGGTGGGATGCGCGAAAACGGCGCAGGAAGAGATTCTGAAGGCATACGACGCTTACGACTTCCATGAAGTGGTACAGCGCCTGATGCGTTTCTGCTCCGTTGAAATGGGCTCGTTCTATCTCGACATCATTAAAGACCGCCAGTACACCGCGAAGGCGGACAGTGTCGCGCGTCGCAGTTGCCAGACCGCGTTGTACCATATCGCAGAAGCGCTGGTGCGCTGGATGGCGCCGATCATGTCCTTCACCGCCGATGAAATCTGGGGCTATCTGCCGGGCGAACGTGAAAAATATGTGTTCACTGGCGAATGGTACGACGGTTTGTTCGGCCTGGAGGAGAATGAGGAATTTAATGACGCATTCTGGGATGATGTCCGCTATATCAAGGACCAGGTCAACAAAGAGCTGGAAAATCAGAAAGCTAATGGCATCAAATCGAATCTGGAAGCAAAAGTGACGCTGAAATATGCGGACGATGCTAAAGGTACGATCAAGAAGCTGAAACTGTTGGGTGAAGAGGTCAGATTTATCTTCATTACTTCCCAGTTCGTGATTTCTGAGCAAGCGGGGGGGATTGACGATGAGAATATCCAGTACAATGCTGGTAATACGACAGTTCAGGCCGTGGTAACGCGTGCCGAGGGTGAGAAATGTCCGCGTTGCTGGCATTACACTACTGATGTCGGCAAGGTGGCGGAACACGCAGATATCTGCGGACGCTGTGTCAGCAACATCGCCGGTACTGGCGAACAACGTAAATTTGCCTGATGAGTAAACCACTCTGTTCAACAGGACTACGCTGGCTGTGGCTGGTGGTAGTCGTGCTGATTATCGATTTGGGCAGCAAGTACCTGATCCTCCAGAATTTCGCTCTGGGGGATACGGTAGGGCTGTTCCCGTCGCTTAATCTGCATTATGCGCGTAACTACGGTGCGGCATTCAGCTTCCTGGCGGATAGCGGCGGCTGGCAGCGCTGGTTTTTTGCCGGGATTGCGATCGGTATCTGCGTGATCCTTGTGGTGATGATGTATCGCGCGAAAGCGTCGCAGAAGCTGAATAACATCGCGTATGCGCTCATCATTGGCGGCGCGCTGGGTAATTTGTTTGACCGTCTGTGGCACGGCTTTGTTGTCGATATGATTGACTTCTACGTCGGCGACTGGCATTTCGCGACGTTCAACCTTGCCGATAGCGCGATCTGTATCGGCGCGGCGCTGATCGTGCTGGAAGGCTTTTTGCCATCGAAAGAGAAAAAAACAGCCTGAGTGCTACCGGATATCGCTTATCAGGTTTGGTTATTTTGCAGGCCTGATAAGCGTAGCGTCATCAGGCAAACTTTGTGCCGGATAGCGCGAAAGCGCCTTATCCGGCACAAGGTTTTATCGTCCTTTGTGCCTTAGGGCAAAACACGTGAGCAATTTGCATGTCTAAATCCGTACAGAGCAACAGCGCGATCCTCGTTCACTTCACACTGAAACTGGATGATGGCTCAACGGCTGAATCCACCCGCACTAACGGTAAGCCTGCGCTATTCCGTCTTGGCGATACGTCGCTTTCCGAAGGGCTGGAGCAGCAGCTTCTGGGGCTGAAAGAGGGGGAAAAAAAAGCTTTTTCGCTGGAGCCTGACGCGGCGTTTGGCGTACCCAGCCCGGATTTAATTCAGTATTTCTCGCGCCGTGAATTTATGGCGGCGGGCGAACCTGAAGTAGGGGCAATTATGCTTTTTACCGCAATGGATGGCAGTGAAATGCCTGGCGTGATTCGCGAAATTAACGGCGATTCTATTACCGTTGATTTTAACCATCCGCTGGCCGGGCGTACCGTTCATTTTGATATTGAAGTGCTGGAAATCGATCCGGCGCTGGAGGCATAACATGCAGATCCTGTTGGCCAACCCACGCGGTTTTTGCGCCGGGGTAGACCGCGCTATCAGCATTGTTGAAAATGCGCTCGCCATTTATGGCGCGCCAATCTACGTTCGTCACGAAGTGGTGCATAACCGCTATGTGGTGGATAGCCTGCGTAAGCGCGGGGCGATCTTCATTGAACAAATCAGCGAAGTGCCGGATGGCGCCATTCTGATTTTTTCTGCCCACGGGGTTTCTCAGGCGGTGCGTAACGAGGCGAAAAGCCGCGATCTTACCGTTTTTGATGCGACCTGCCCCCTGGTGACGAAAGTCCATATGGAGGTGGCGCGTGCCAGTCGTCGCGGTGAAGAGTCCATTCTGATTGGTCACGCCGGGCATCCGGAAGTCGAAGGGACGATGGGACAGTACAGCAACCCGGAAGGGGGGATGTATCTGGTTGAGTCGCCAGAAGACGTATGGTCACTGAATGTAAAAAATGAAGGCAAACTCTCCTTCATGACACAAACTACACTCTCCGTGGACGACACGTCCGATGTGATTGACGCGTTGCGACGCCGCTTCCCAAAAATTGTCGGACCGCGCAAGGATGATATTTGTTATGCCACGACCAATCGCCAGGAAGCGGTGCGGGCGCTGGCCGCGCAGGCTGATGTGGTGCTGGTGGTTGGTTCGAAAAACTCCTCTAACTCTAACCGTCTGGCGGAGCTGGCCCAGCGAATGGGAAGAACCGCGTTTCTTATCGACGACGCGGCAGATATTCAGGAAGCATGGGTGAAAGAGGCTGCCTGTGTCGGCGTTACTGCTGGCGCTTCCGCACCGGATATTCTGGTACAAAATGTCATTGCGCGCCTGCGAGAGTTTGGCGGCGGCGAGGCTATCACGCTTGCGGGCCGTGAGGAGAATATTGTTTTCGAAGTGCCAAAAGAATTGCGCGTAGATGTTCGTGAAGTCGAGTAAAGATTCATAACTGTAAAGCCAGCAGAATAATTGCTGGCTTTTTTTTGGAGATGGTAAGCCGCATTATTACTGATGCACTATCCGGAGGGCATATTTAACATTTGCTGTCTGGTGATGATGGGTGGTTCCGCAGGGCGCGCCCCGAAAACCCTGCTTTGTGGCGCTGGACATTAACGTGGCCGGATCTCAACAGTGGGTGGTAGAGGTTCTGGCGCTGGCAACGTGATCCCCCCGCGTATAATTATATAACGTGACTCATTGCGTAACGCCATGCCTTTTACTGATATCGCTTGCTGTTTATCATTATTTTCTAATTATCGGCGATTTCAGATGACAGCCTCGTCAGAGGCTGGTTAATCTGAAAACGGTTTACATCATTTGAACGTAAGAGAATAACTATGCATGAAGCACAGATCCGCGTCGCGATCGTCGGCGCGGGAGGGCGAATGGGCCGTCAGTTAATTCAGGCCGCATTGCACATGGAGGGTATTCAGCCAGGCGCCGCGCTGGAACGTGAAGGGTCTTCTTTGCTGGGCAGCGATGCAGGCGAGCTGGCGGGTGTGGGGAAAACGGGGGTTATCGTCACGAGCGATCTGGCGTCGGTCAAAGATGATTTTGATGTGTTGATTGATTTTACCCGTCCGGCGGGCACGCTGGCGCATCTGGCATTTTGCCGCAAACATGGTAAAGCCATGGTGATTGGCACGACCGGTTTTGATGAGGCGGGTAAACAGGCTATCCGTGACGCTGCAAAGGATATAGCTATTGTTTTTGCGGCTAACTTCAGCGTTGGCGTCAATGTGATGCTCAAGTTGCTGGAAAAAGCGGCGAAAGTGATGGGCGACTATAGCGATATTGAGATTATTGAAGCGCATCATCGCCATAAAGTCGATGCGCCGTCAGGAACCGCATTGGCGATGGGGGAGACGATTGCCCATGCGCTGAATAAGGATCTGAAAGATTGTGCAGTTTACAGTCGGGAAGGACATACCGGCGAGCGTGTGCCAGGAACGATTGGTTTTGCGACCGTACGTGCGGGCGATATTGTCGGCGAGCATACTGCGATGTTTGCCGATATAGGCGAGCGCGTAGAAATTACGCATAAAGCCTCCAGCCGAATGACCTTTGCCAATGGGGCGTTGAGATCGGCATTATGGCTAAAAACGAAGAAAAATGGGCTTTTTGACATGCGGGATGTGCTGGAGCTGGATGTATTATAAGGACCAGATACCTTCGTGATGTGGTTATAGTAATCAAGATGAGTTGATTACAAAGGGCAATAATGCTATTGCCCTTATATTTTTTATCAGCGATTATTCAGTTAAATAAATAACACCTTTAGCCAGTAAATTTTCCATTGTTTCTTCGCTCAACATATGTTCTGCGGTAGTTTTAGCGTTGACGATGGTCAACTTAAAGACATCGCTGGCGGCAAGCGCGCTCAGCGAGGTACTTTGAGCAAAATCATCAGGCCCAACGGTAAATTCAGTAATATAACTACCGTTTTTATACAGACGGTAGGTTTGCTCGGCGGCGTCAACGGTTGTCTTAATGCCGTATTGATAATAGGCATAGCCATTCAGCGTTTGATCCAGATTGACCCAGAGCGGACGGGTAAATACAAACGGAACCGCCACCATTTCAATATTATCAATAAACATCGCACCGGCACCGACATCGCCTGGCGCCATAAAGGTAACGATAGCGTCGCCTGCGCTGGCCTGAGTGGAGAATTCCAGCGATTCGGTATACCAGTCGTCGCCGGGCGTCATATTGATCTCGTGCTCAAAAAAGGTAGTCGCGCCGTCTGCGGATTTAACGAAGAGCTTCCCGGCAATACTGCCTTTAATGGAAAACGCGAGCGCGTATGTCATAAACGTTTCAAGCGTAATACTCTGGCTTAATGCGTTTGCGCTGTCGATACGACAAAAATGATTGCTGTCGCTGGCTTCAACTTCTACCAGCGAGCCAATTTGCCATTGCTCGGTTAAGCCGTCTTCAAAAGAACCATCGACGATAATATTAGTAATGTCAGTCATGATATATCTCTTTAGATTAAAATAAATAAAATGGATACGTTATTTATCGTGAAATTATCACGTAACGTTATTCGATATTGCAGACGCCGGCGGCCATCAGCTGCTCATAGGTCAGCTCACACAGTAAATATTCTTTTGTTGTTAGCTCGTCATAAGCGCGAATTTGATATACATCGCCAGCGGCAAAAGCGGAGTAACCGCCCGTCTGGTTAAAATCATCCGGGCCAACCGCATCCATTAAAGCGGCATAACTACCGTTACGATAAATGCGGTTAATCTGGCCTTCCGGAGCATCGGTGCGGGTCATCAGGTTGATCTGGAAAAAATCTTTAGAGGTGCCCACATTGGTCATGTTGACCCACAGCGGCTTGCTGTATTCAAACGGCACCGCAACCAGGCTAATCAGGTCGATATCTACCGCTGCGCTCGCACTGTTCCACGGAATAGTGATCTGAAAGGCGGTACGCCCCGATTCAGACCCGGTTGTAAAGATATATTCCTCCAGATGCCAGTCAGTATTCAGGTTGGCATTGATTGTGGACTTAAAAGACGTTTTTATCGGAGATGGCTGGTAAATTGTGACGGTACCTTTAGCCGCCCCGCGCACGGCAAAGCTCAGGCGATAGGTCATCTCTGCTTCGATGGTAAAATATTGCGTAAGGGTGTTGGTGGGTTCAATGCGACAGTAGTGGTTATCGCCCGTTGCGCCATCTTCGACAAAAATAGCTGACTGGGAGGAGAGCACCCAGCCATCAAACCCATCTTCAAAGCCGCCATCAACAATGATATTACTTTCGGTAGACATATTTTTTCCTTAAATCAGTGGATTGAAAAACATCGTTCTTAAACGAACGGAACGATGATGACCCTCGCAGGACATACCATTTGTGGTGGATATCACGTTTTTTTCTCGTGTGATTTTTATTTATTTATTTAATTTCAATGGGTTATTTATTTTTGTGTGATAAAAGAGTGTGTATGATGGAAGTGATGTGATAAGACCAGGTATTACGTCAGGAAAAATATTTGAGGGGCTAATTCTTTATATGATTGATTATAATGGTTTTTTTGCATCTCACTGGCTGATGGTGTCATTTTTTTATTGGCGGTATTTTTATGTTTATCAATATCATCTTGTTGATTTGTAATATGAAAATATAAAATATTTAATTTATGAGATATTTATTGTTTTCTATATAGAAAGAACTCTTTTTGTTCTATTTTTATTAATATTTTGGTTTGAAAATTGTAAATTTTGACCAGATGGTCCACTTTTTTATCCGTTATTCACTGATTTTAAATTCTCCCTGTCACGCAAGCGTTTACTCACGCTATTAAGATGTTTTTTTTGCCTGTTAACTCACTTTATTTCATCATAAGTGGCAAAAAAAGATAAAAAATACCGCCTTTAAGTTGACTTTTATCTGTGTTGTCTCCAGAATGCCGCCGTTTGCCAGAAATTCGTCGGTAAGCAAATTTGCATTGATTCTCGTCATAGCAATGAATTAATATGCAAATAAAGTGAGTGAATATTCTCTGGAGGGTGTTTTGATCAAGTCAGCGCTATTGGTTCTGGAAGACGGAACCCAGTTTCACGGTCGGGCCATAGGGGCAACAGGTTCGGCGGTTGGGGAAGTCGTTTTCAATACTTCAATGACCGGTTATCAAGAAATCCTCACTGACCCTTCCTATTCTCGCCAAATCGTCACTCTTACTTATCCCCATATCGGTAATGTCGGTACCAATGAAGCCGATGAAGAATCTTCTCAGGTTCATGTGCAAGGTCTGGTTATTCGCGACCTGCCGCTGATTGCCAGCAACTTCCGCAGTACCGAAGATCTTTCTTCTTACCTGAAGCGCCATAATATTGTAGCGATTGCCGATATCGATACCCGTAAGCTGACGCGTCTGCTGCGTGAAAAGGGGGCTCAAAATGGTTGCATCATTGCGGGCGATAATCCGGACGCGGCGCTGGCGCAGGAATTGGCAAAATCCTTCCCTGGCCTGAACGGCATGGATCTGGCGAAAGAAGTCACCACGGCGGAAGCGTATAGCTGGACACAAGGAAGCTGGTCACTTAAAGACGGTTTACCGGAAGCGAAAAAAGAAGACGAACTACCGTTCCACGTGGTGGCCTATGACTTTGGCGCCAAGCGCAACATTCTTCGCATGCTGGTAGACCGCGGCTGTCGCCTGACAGTCGTCCCGGCGCAAACCTCTGCCGACGATGTTTTGAAGATGAACCCGGACGGCATTTTCCTTTCTAACGGTCCTGGCGACCCGGCTCCGTGTGATTACGCGATTACCGCCATCCAGAAATTCCTCGAAACCGACACCCCGGTATTCGGTATTTGCCTCGGTCATCAACTGCTGGCGCTGGCGAGCGGCGCGAAAACCATCAAGATGAAATTTGGTCACCACGGCGGCAATCACCCGGTAAAAGATCTTGATAAAAATGTGGTGATGATTACCGCGCAAAACCACGGCTTTGCGGTTGACGAAGCGACGCTGCCCACTAATCTGCGTGTAACTCATAAATCGCTATTTGACGGTACCCTGCAAGGGATTCACCGTACGGATAAACCAGCGTTCAGCTTCCAGGGGCACCCGGAAGCGAGTCCTGGCCCGCATGACGCCGCACCGCTGTTCGACCACTTTATCGAGCTTATTGAGCAGTACCGTAAAATTGCTAAGTAATCAGGAGAATTAAGACCATGCCAAAACGTACAGACATAAAAAGTATCCTGATTCTGGGCGCGGGACCGATTGTTATCGGGCAGGCGTGTGAGTTTGACTACTCCGGCGCGCAGGCGTGTAAAGCACTGCGTGAAGAAGGCTACCGCGTCATTCTGGTGAATTCTAACCCGGCGACCATCATGACCGATCCGGAAATGGCCGACGCCACTTATATCGAGCCAATTCACTGGGAAGTGGTA
The Salmonella bongori NCTC 12419 DNA segment above includes these coding regions:
- the ileS gene encoding isoleucine--tRNA ligase, yielding MSDYKSTLNLPETGFPMRGDLAKREPGMLARWTDDDLYGIIRAAKKGKKTFILHDGPPYANGSIHIGHSVNKILKDIIVKSKGLSGFDSPYVPGWDCHGLPIELKVEQEYGKPGEKFTAAEFRAKCREYAATQVDGQRKDFIRLGVLGDWSHPYLTMDFKTEANIIRALGKIISNGHLHKGAKPVHWCVDCRSALAEAEVEYYDKTSPSIDVAFQAADQDAVKAKFGLPGVSGPISLVIWTTTPWTLPANRAISLAPDFDYALVQIDGQALILAKDLVESVMQRIGVADYTVLGTVKGAELELLRFTHPFMGFDVPAILGDHVTLDAGTGAVHTAPGHGPDDYVIGQKYGLETANPVGPDGAYLPGTYPTLDGVNVFKANDIVVALLSEKGALLHVEKMQHSYPCCWRHKTPIIFRATPQWFVSMDQKGLRAQSLKEIKGVQWIPDWGQARIESMVANRPDWCISRQRTWGVPMSLFVHKETQELLPLERTLAAMEDVAKRVEVDGIQAWWDLDPKEILGEDADQYEKVPDTLDVWFDSGSTSYSVVDARPEFAGHAADMYLEGSDQHRGWFMSSLMISVAMKGKAPYRQVLTHGFTVDGQGRKMSKSIGNTVSPQDVMNKLGADILRLWVASTDYTGEMAVSDEILKRAADSYRRIRNTARFLLANLNGFNPATDMVKPEEMVVLDRWAVGCAKTAQEEILKAYDAYDFHEVVQRLMRFCSVEMGSFYLDIIKDRQYTAKADSVARRSCQTALYHIAEALVRWMAPIMSFTADEIWGYLPGEREKYVFTGEWYDGLFGLEENEEFNDAFWDDVRYIKDQVNKELENQKANGIKSNLEAKVTLKYADDAKGTIKKLKLLGEEVRFIFITSQFVISEQAGGIDDENIQYNAGNTTVQAVVTRAEGEKCPRCWHYTTDVGKVAEHADICGRCVSNIAGTGEQRKFA
- the dapB gene encoding 4-hydroxy-tetrahydrodipicolinate reductase — its product is MHEAQIRVAIVGAGGRMGRQLIQAALHMEGIQPGAALEREGSSLLGSDAGELAGVGKTGVIVTSDLASVKDDFDVLIDFTRPAGTLAHLAFCRKHGKAMVIGTTGFDEAGKQAIRDAAKDIAIVFAANFSVGVNVMLKLLEKAAKVMGDYSDIEIIEAHHRHKVDAPSGTALAMGETIAHALNKDLKDCAVYSREGHTGERVPGTIGFATVRAGDIVGEHTAMFADIGERVEITHKASSRMTFANGALRSALWLKTKKNGLFDMRDVLELDVL
- the fkpB gene encoding FKBP-type peptidyl-prolyl cis-trans isomerase — translated: MSKSVQSNSAILVHFTLKLDDGSTAESTRTNGKPALFRLGDTSLSEGLEQQLLGLKEGEKKAFSLEPDAAFGVPSPDLIQYFSRREFMAAGEPEVGAIMLFTAMDGSEMPGVIREINGDSITVDFNHPLAGRTVHFDIEVLEIDPALEA
- the carA gene encoding glutamine-hydrolyzing carbamoyl-phosphate synthase small subunit, encoding MIKSALLVLEDGTQFHGRAIGATGSAVGEVVFNTSMTGYQEILTDPSYSRQIVTLTYPHIGNVGTNEADEESSQVHVQGLVIRDLPLIASNFRSTEDLSSYLKRHNIVAIADIDTRKLTRLLREKGAQNGCIIAGDNPDAALAQELAKSFPGLNGMDLAKEVTTAEAYSWTQGSWSLKDGLPEAKKEDELPFHVVAYDFGAKRNILRMLVDRGCRLTVVPAQTSADDVLKMNPDGIFLSNGPGDPAPCDYAITAIQKFLETDTPVFGICLGHQLLALASGAKTIKMKFGHHGGNHPVKDLDKNVVMITAQNHGFAVDEATLPTNLRVTHKSLFDGTLQGIHRTDKPAFSFQGHPEASPGPHDAAPLFDHFIELIEQYRKIAK
- a CDS encoding carbohydrate binding domain-containing protein, yielding MTDITNIIVDGSFEDGLTEQWQIGSLVEVEASDSNHFCRIDSANALSQSITLETFMTYALAFSIKGSIAGKLFVKSADGATTFFEHEINMTPGDDWYTESLEFSTQASAGDAIVTFMAPGDVGAGAMFIDNIEMVAVPFVFTRPLWVNLDQTLNGYAYYQYGIKTTVDAAEQTYRLYKNGSYITEFTVGPDDFAQSTSLSALAASDVFKLTIVNAKTTAEHMLSEETMENLLAKGVIYLTE
- the lspA gene encoding signal peptidase II; amino-acid sequence: MSKPLCSTGLRWLWLVVVVLIIDLGSKYLILQNFALGDTVGLFPSLNLHYARNYGAAFSFLADSGGWQRWFFAGIAIGICVILVVMMYRAKASQKLNNIAYALIIGGALGNLFDRLWHGFVVDMIDFYVGDWHFATFNLADSAICIGAALIVLEGFLPSKEKKTA
- the ispH gene encoding 4-hydroxy-3-methylbut-2-enyl diphosphate reductase encodes the protein MQILLANPRGFCAGVDRAISIVENALAIYGAPIYVRHEVVHNRYVVDSLRKRGAIFIEQISEVPDGAILIFSAHGVSQAVRNEAKSRDLTVFDATCPLVTKVHMEVARASRRGEESILIGHAGHPEVEGTMGQYSNPEGGMYLVESPEDVWSLNVKNEGKLSFMTQTTLSVDDTSDVIDALRRRFPKIVGPRKDDICYATTNRQEAVRALAAQADVVLVVGSKNSSNSNRLAELAQRMGRTAFLIDDAADIQEAWVKEAACVGVTAGASAPDILVQNVIARLREFGGGEAITLAGREENIVFEVPKELRVDVREVE